One Buteo buteo chromosome 4, bButBut1.hap1.1, whole genome shotgun sequence DNA segment encodes these proteins:
- the OPTN gene encoding optineurin isoform X1 gives MSSKLKSRPAENGEHPRSKMENGTDSMAAPALSTYTPEEMVQQMKELITENNDLKEAMKLHNQAMKDRYEELSIWREKQKEEREFYELKFKEAKECLLAKCIENEQLQQQLQTLKEREGAEMEGCMAPEKEARQLKSQVQRLQAEKADLLAIISELQVKLNISSAEDSFVEIGMNEGEINRTAKEREENSGEMTGNAAVYIRSKAADESKNLESEELAVSHLLCCLRNETQKREELEKELQDHKERLSKLEKEASNCLDSGTQTEQEEEESSEAVGSEVETLNLQVCALFKELQEAHEKLKEAELIQKKLQEKCQGLERKSSAAASELEEKQQLIYTIKKLELQVESMQAEVKLEQAKTHEEKARYSSLQDAYSKLVPELTEAMKRIDEMKLKELDRVDKVVVEQLNAKVELAEQALAAKQLQIDEMKQMIAKQEEDLETMAVLRAQMEVYCSDFHAERAAREKIHEEKEQLAVQLAYLLKEQQNLEDLGRNSLAEMQNRHGARAPDREHSPRLVQRGTGSQDWPEQRNISMYSCPKCEEILPDLDTLQIHVMDCIN, from the exons ATGTCTAGCAAGTTGAAGAGCCGTCCTGCTGAAAATGGGGAGCATCCCAGGAGTAAAATGGAAAACGGAACGGACAGCATGGCAGCCCCTGCCCTTAGTACCTACACCCCAGAAGAGATGGTACAACAGATGAAAGAACTAATCACTGAGAACAATGACTTAAAAG AAGCCATGAAGTTGCATAACCAAGCTATGAAGGACCGATATGAGGAACTTTCCATCTGGcgagagaagcagaaagaagaacGAGAATTTTATGAGTTAAAGTTTAAGGAGGCTAAGGAGTGCTTGCTAGCCAAGTGCATTGAAAATGAACAGCTACAGCAACAACTTCAGACcttaaaggaaagagaaggagctGAAATG GAGGGCTGTATGGCTCCTGAGAAGGAAGCGAGGCAGCTGAAATCCCAGGTGCAGCGGCTCCAGGCTGAGAAGGCAGATCTGCTAGCCATCATTTCAGAACTGCAGGTCAAGCTGAACATCTCCTCAGCAGAGGATTCCTTTGTGGAGATTGGGATGAAT gaaggagaaataaatagaaCTGCAAAGGAACGTGAAGAGAATAGTGGTGAAATGACCGGTAACGCTGCTGTCTACAT CAGGAGCAAAGCTGCAGATGAATCAAAGAATTTGGAGTCCGAGGAGCTAGCTGTGAGccacctgctctgctgccttAGAAATGAAACTCAGAAGAGGGAAGAACTTGAGAAGGAGCTCCAGGATCACAAAGAGAG actgtcaaagctggagaaggaagCCAGCAACTGCCTGGACAGTGGGACACAAACTGaacaggaagaagaggagagttCAGAGGCT gTTGGCAGTGAAGTTGAAACCCTGAATTTACAAGTTTGTGCTCTGTTTAAAGAGCTTCAGGAAGCCCATGAGAAGTTAAAAGAAGCAGAATTGATTCAGAAGAAGCTTCAAGAAAA GTGCCAAggcctggaaagaaaaagctcagcTGCTGCATCGGAAttggaggagaagcagcagctaatATACACCATCAAGAAGCTGGAACTTCAGGTGGAGAGCATGCAGGCAGAGGTCAAGTTGGAACAAGCCAAGACACATGAAGAAAA GGCAAGATATAGTAGCTTGCAGGATGCATATAGCAAACTCGTTCCTGAGCTCACTGAGGCAATGAAAAGAATCGATGAAATGAAACTAAAAGAG CTGGACAGAGTGGATAAAGTTGTGGTGGAACAACTGAATGCAAAGGTGGAGTTGGCAGAACAAgcccttgctgcaaagcagCTCCAGATAGATGAAATGAAGCAGATGATTGCTAAGCAAGAGGAGGACCTTGAAACCATGGCTGTGCTCCGTGCTCAG ATGGAAGTTTATTGTTCTGATTTCCATGCTGAGAGGGCAGCAAGAGAGAAGATCCATGAGGAGAAGGAGCAGTTGGCTGTCCAGCTGGCATACCTGCTAAAAGAGCAGCAAAACCTTGAAGATCTTGGCCG AAACTCTTTGGCGGAGATGCAGAATCGCCATGGAGCGAGGGCACCAGATCGGGAACACTCACCTCGCCTTGTCCAAAGAG GAACTGGTAGTCAAGACTGGCCAGAGCAGCGGAATATCTCAATGTATTCATGTCCCAAATGTGAAGAAATTCTACCTGATTTGGACACACTGCAGATTCATGTTATGGATTGCATTAATTGA
- the OPTN gene encoding optineurin isoform X2, whose amino-acid sequence MSSKLKSRPAENGEHPRSKMENGTDSMAAPALSTYTPEEMVQQMKELITENNDLKEAMKLHNQAMKDRYEELSIWREKQKEEREFYELKFKEAKECLLAKCIENEQLQQQLQTLKEREGAEMEGCMAPEKEARQLKSQVQRLQAEKADLLAIISELQVKLNISSAEDSFVEIGMNEGEINRTAKEREENSGEMTGNAAVYMSKAADESKNLESEELAVSHLLCCLRNETQKREELEKELQDHKERLSKLEKEASNCLDSGTQTEQEEEESSEAVGSEVETLNLQVCALFKELQEAHEKLKEAELIQKKLQEKCQGLERKSSAAASELEEKQQLIYTIKKLELQVESMQAEVKLEQAKTHEEKARYSSLQDAYSKLVPELTEAMKRIDEMKLKELDRVDKVVVEQLNAKVELAEQALAAKQLQIDEMKQMIAKQEEDLETMAVLRAQMEVYCSDFHAERAAREKIHEEKEQLAVQLAYLLKEQQNLEDLGRNSLAEMQNRHGARAPDREHSPRLVQRGTGSQDWPEQRNISMYSCPKCEEILPDLDTLQIHVMDCIN is encoded by the exons ATGTCTAGCAAGTTGAAGAGCCGTCCTGCTGAAAATGGGGAGCATCCCAGGAGTAAAATGGAAAACGGAACGGACAGCATGGCAGCCCCTGCCCTTAGTACCTACACCCCAGAAGAGATGGTACAACAGATGAAAGAACTAATCACTGAGAACAATGACTTAAAAG AAGCCATGAAGTTGCATAACCAAGCTATGAAGGACCGATATGAGGAACTTTCCATCTGGcgagagaagcagaaagaagaacGAGAATTTTATGAGTTAAAGTTTAAGGAGGCTAAGGAGTGCTTGCTAGCCAAGTGCATTGAAAATGAACAGCTACAGCAACAACTTCAGACcttaaaggaaagagaaggagctGAAATG GAGGGCTGTATGGCTCCTGAGAAGGAAGCGAGGCAGCTGAAATCCCAGGTGCAGCGGCTCCAGGCTGAGAAGGCAGATCTGCTAGCCATCATTTCAGAACTGCAGGTCAAGCTGAACATCTCCTCAGCAGAGGATTCCTTTGTGGAGATTGGGATGAAT gaaggagaaataaatagaaCTGCAAAGGAACGTGAAGAGAATAGTGGTGAAATGACCGGTAACGCTGCTGTCTACAT GAGCAAAGCTGCAGATGAATCAAAGAATTTGGAGTCCGAGGAGCTAGCTGTGAGccacctgctctgctgccttAGAAATGAAACTCAGAAGAGGGAAGAACTTGAGAAGGAGCTCCAGGATCACAAAGAGAG actgtcaaagctggagaaggaagCCAGCAACTGCCTGGACAGTGGGACACAAACTGaacaggaagaagaggagagttCAGAGGCT gTTGGCAGTGAAGTTGAAACCCTGAATTTACAAGTTTGTGCTCTGTTTAAAGAGCTTCAGGAAGCCCATGAGAAGTTAAAAGAAGCAGAATTGATTCAGAAGAAGCTTCAAGAAAA GTGCCAAggcctggaaagaaaaagctcagcTGCTGCATCGGAAttggaggagaagcagcagctaatATACACCATCAAGAAGCTGGAACTTCAGGTGGAGAGCATGCAGGCAGAGGTCAAGTTGGAACAAGCCAAGACACATGAAGAAAA GGCAAGATATAGTAGCTTGCAGGATGCATATAGCAAACTCGTTCCTGAGCTCACTGAGGCAATGAAAAGAATCGATGAAATGAAACTAAAAGAG CTGGACAGAGTGGATAAAGTTGTGGTGGAACAACTGAATGCAAAGGTGGAGTTGGCAGAACAAgcccttgctgcaaagcagCTCCAGATAGATGAAATGAAGCAGATGATTGCTAAGCAAGAGGAGGACCTTGAAACCATGGCTGTGCTCCGTGCTCAG ATGGAAGTTTATTGTTCTGATTTCCATGCTGAGAGGGCAGCAAGAGAGAAGATCCATGAGGAGAAGGAGCAGTTGGCTGTCCAGCTGGCATACCTGCTAAAAGAGCAGCAAAACCTTGAAGATCTTGGCCG AAACTCTTTGGCGGAGATGCAGAATCGCCATGGAGCGAGGGCACCAGATCGGGAACACTCACCTCGCCTTGTCCAAAGAG GAACTGGTAGTCAAGACTGGCCAGAGCAGCGGAATATCTCAATGTATTCATGTCCCAAATGTGAAGAAATTCTACCTGATTTGGACACACTGCAGATTCATGTTATGGATTGCATTAATTGA